A section of the Triticum dicoccoides isolate Atlit2015 ecotype Zavitan chromosome 7A, WEW_v2.0, whole genome shotgun sequence genome encodes:
- the LOC119328269 gene encoding uncharacterized protein LOC119328269 codes for MTRGKVEMRLVESARGRAATCGRRTKGLQNKARELATLCAVPVALVCLAAGAGAPPLVWESEEGVLERYRRAVPPEVRAQHTHRGYLEAELGKERAKLARVRHGCPAALADWDPALNDVTLDQARELLEAIDAALRAAGDRMEALGVPADGGHGRIDEQIAPDASDDAVMPQQLAQGGGVPCTGSNPVDLDMDAAGFELQMVPWHGGNNDGLLGEDRFQMQPGCGFQCIGGGNYSGTVDETLALGSGNAGYDWTDLTMWHTGELRDAVLPLGNYPAFADCTPAPEYSAQVVAGGDYMKTLPTGYGYPMAMGVGNNFTLGSNYTARWQVEESHRSGTSTMSAAPSPQCSDPGTRSSGQVFHYLH; via the coding sequence ATGACGCGCGGCAAGGTCGAGATGAGGCTCGTCGAGAGCGCGCGCGGGCGCGCCGCCACGTGCGGCAGGAGGACCAAGGGGCTCCAGAACAAGGCCAGGGAGCTCGCCACGCTGTGCGCCGTCCCGGTCGCGCTCGTCTGCCTCGCCGCCGGCGCCGGGGCCCCGCCGCTCGTGTGGGAGTCGGAGGAGGGCGTCCTCGAGAGGTACCGCCGCGCCGTCCCGCCGGAGGTCCGCGCGCAGCACACGCACCGGGGCTACCTTGAGGCGGAGCTGGGCAAGGAGCGGGCCAAGCTCGCCAGGGTGCGCCACGGCTGCCCCGCCGCGCTCGCGGACTGGGACCCGGCGCTCAACGACGTGACGCTGGACCAGGCGCGGGAGCTGCTCGAGGCGATCGACgccgcgctgcgggccgcgggagaCAGGATGGAGGCTCTGGGCGTACCCGCCGACGGCGGCCACGGCCGGATCGACGAGCAGATCGCGCCGGATGCTTCTGACGACGCCGTCATGCCGCAGCAGCTCGCGCAAGGTGGCGGCGTGCCGTGCACCGGAAGCAACCCCGTGGACCTGGACATGGACGCCGCCGGCTTCGAGTTGCAGATGGTGCCGTGGCACGGCGGGAACAACGACGGCCTACTCGGGGAAGATCGCTTCCAGATGCAACCAGGGTGCGGCTTCCAGTGCATCGGCGGCGGCAACTACTCGGGCACCGTCGACGAGACGCTCGCGCTAGGCTCCGGCAATGCTGGTTACGACTGGACTGATCTGACCATGTGGCACACCGGCGAGTTGCGCGATGCAGTCCTGCCACTTGGGAACTACCCTGCCTTCGCCGACTGTACTCCGGCGCCTGAGTACTCCGCCCAGGTCGTCGCCGGCGGGGACTACATGAAGACACTGCCAACTGGATACGGGTACCCCATGGCCATGGGCGTCGGCAACAACTTCACTCTGGGAAGCAACTACACGGCGCGTTGGCAGGTCGAGGAGTCCCATCGCTCCGGCACAAGCACAATGTCAGCTGCACCATCGCCTCAGTGTTCGGATCCCGGGACACGGAGCTCCGGCCAAGTCTTCCATTATCTCCACTAG